In the Anaerostipes caccae L1-92 genome, CTGGTTAACTTTTCAAATGATTCATAAGAATCAAAGGATTCAAGGAGGAAATTACTATGGCAAGTATCATTGCAAGTCCAAGCCGTTATATCCAGGGAAAAGGTGAGATGGAAAACCTTTGTACATATGCGGAAAACTACGGAACCAACCTTTTTGTTCTGACAAGTCCGTCAGGAAGAAAAAGAGTGGAGCCTTTCATCGCAAAAGGACAAAAAGATGCCAAGATTACATATGAAGCTTTTAACGGCGAGTGCTGTATGACAGAGATCAATCGTGTCATGGACATGTGTGAAAAGGCAGGAAGCGAAGTCATCGTGGGAATCGGCGGAGGAAAGATCCATGATACCGCAAAGGCAGTGGCTTATTACATGAAAAAGCCAGTCATCATTGTGCCGACCATTGCATCTACCGATGCGCCGTGCAGTGCACTGTCTGTGATCTATACGGATGACGGTGTATTTGAAAAGTACCTGTTTCTGCCGGCAAGCCCGAACATGGTGCTGGTGGACACCGATATTGTCAGCAAAGCTCCGGAACGCCTTTTAGTAGCCGGTATGGGAGATGCTCTGGCAACTTACTTTGAAGCGAGAGCCTGTCAGCAGTCTGACGCATCCAACTGTGTGGGAGGAAAGATCACACGCGCGGCCATGGCCCTGGCTGAACTTTGCTATGAAACTTTGATTGATGAGGGGATTGACGCGAAACTTGCTGTCCGTGAAAATATCTGCACGAAGGCAGTAGAACATATCATAGAGGCAAATACTTATCTTTCAGGAATCGGATTTGAGAGCGGCGGTCTGGCAGGGGCACATGCCATCCATAACGGCTTGACAGCAATTCCGGAAACCCATGAATTATACCACGGAGAAAAAGTAGCCTTCGGAACGCTGGTACAGCTGGTTCTGGAAGGGGCGGATCAGGATGAGATTCAGGAAGTCCTCGGATTCTGTCAGGAAGCAGAACTCCCGACTACCCTTGCAGATTTGGGAATCAAGGAAGTAAAAGAAGAACAGATCATGGAAGTAGCACGCCTCGCATGCTCTCCGGACGACACTCTCGGCAACATGCCGTTTGAAGTGACACCGGAGGACGTATATGCGGCGATCATTGCGGCGGACGCACTGGGAAGATACTATTAAGATTCCTGTCTGCGGCACAGATGTCTTCCTGTGAGGAAGCAGACGGCACATAACAGAATAAGGACTGCGGCCATCAAAAGGGCGCAGTGAAGAAAGAAGGCATCCGGCAGGATGGTGATGACAGGGTCGAAAGCCTCATCGAAGATCCAGTAATCATTGGAGAAGGCCAGCTCGTGAAATGTCACGAAGGACTTGTCCCATCCGGCCGCCCAGACGAGAACTCCCAGAAGGAGCGGAAGCACGGCGGCAGAGACGGATGCCCTTTTTAAGAAACGGAAATCCTTTTTTTCCCGCTTCCATAAAAGGCCTGCAGGGATTATGATAAATGAGATGATACAGGCGTATTGAAGACCGGAGAAAATACGCTTCACATCCTGAAAGTGAATCTTTCCTTCCTCAGACATGGGAAGAGATGGAAACTTCAGGTCTTTTTTATAAAATACTGAATTATAGTCAATGAGCCGGTCATAGTTTTCTCTGATCTGTTGTTCAGAGAGTCCGGATTCCCGGCTGATATGAAGAAGTTTTATATCGGCGTAGTAAAGAGGCCGGAAATTCAGTGTAAATATGACCGAAAATGATATCAGGAATATAGATAAAGAAACCGTAAGCAGAAATTGTTTCATGATGCACCGCCTTTCATGAAACCCATTATAACACAAGGAAGTACCATGATAGCGATTATTTCACCTGCAAAAAACATGAAAGTCAGGAAAGAAAAACAGCGAAGGCTGACACATCCTGTGTTTTCAGAAAAGACAGGACAGATTTATGAAGAATTGAAAAAACTGAAGCCGTGGGAGATCGAATCTTTGATGAAGGTAAATGAAAAGATCGCCCTTCAGGCTTTTTTAGATATACAAAATTTTGAGAACGGGGACGGCAGTGCTGCTCTCATGACTTATGACGGCCTTGTATTCCAGAACGTGGGCGCAGGAGATTTTACCGGATGGGATATGAAATATGCCCAGAGGCATGTGAGAATCTTAAGTGGACTGTATGGGGTGCTGAAACCTTTGGATGCGATTCATCCGTACCGTCTGGAGATGGGCTGCAAAGTAAAAACAGCAGGACAGGGTCTGTATCAATTTTGGGGAGATGCGATTTATAAGGAACTTTATAAGGAACAGGATCTGATCCTGAATCTGGCTTCTGAAGAGTATGCCAAAACCGTGAGAAAATATCTGGATGGGCCGGACCGTTTTGTGGATGTGGAGTTTCTCACCATGAGAAACGGAAAGCTCCGGACCATCGTGGCATGGGCCAAGATGGCCAGAGGTCAGATGATCCGCCATATTGTAAAGAACAGGATAGACCGGCCGGAGGATATCAAAGAGTTTGACTGGGACGGATATGAGTTTGAACCTTCCCTGTCTTCGGAATCCAAGTATGTATTTATCCGGCGGGAGACAAAGTTTTAGTTGACGATCAGGAATCCAAGGTTTAACAGCGCCGCAAACAGGCACCAGATAATGTACGGGATCAGAAGTAAAGCAGATTTTTTGCTGTACTTTCGGAATACATAGAACATCAGTACATTGAGCAGGTTCAGAGCCAGGATCCAGACAAAAGAGAAAAAAACCAGCCCGTATTCAAAGAAAATGATGGGCCAGAAGAACAGAAAGAAGGACACGGCGAGAAAAAGTTTGATTCCCTGTTTTTTCTCCTGTTCTGTGACGTCCGAGGTCAGCAGGGTGTAAAGGCTCAGACCGAGTAAAATATCGAGGATCAGCCATACGACGGAAAAGATCCACGGGGCAGGAACGAATGGAGGCTTATTCAGCTGACGGAAGACCTCATCCATCCGGGGTGTCAGGAGTCTGGAGAGCAGACTGACTAAAATGGGAAAAATGATGCAGAGTTTTAAAAGCTGCTTCTTTGATAATTGTTTCATAACACACACCTGGGGCTTTTTACATAGTCTATGCTGCAAGGGTTGTATATCTTGACAAAAAAAGATATTATAATGGGAAAAGGAGTGATATGAAATGGAATTAAAGTGTCCTAAAATATATAGAGACGGAAAATATTTGGCTTACGGCGGCAACCAGGAATGGTTCCCGGGCACGTTCCAGCGGCGTGCGGGATGCGGAAGCGTCACCGGCACGAATATCGCCGTCTGTGAAGGCTTATTTTCGCAAGAAGTAGAAAACTCAGAGTCCATACCCTATGAATCATATCTAGAACTCATGGAGGGCATGTATCAGTATATGACGCCCGGTTTCATGGGCTATCCGCTGATCGGAAAATTTAAGAAGGACTTTTTAAGCTTTGCATCCGGCAGAGGGAAAGAGCTGAAGGCTAAAAGTATGTTTCTGCCCAGAGATAAGCAGGGATGCCTGGAATTTATCAGGGAAGGGCTGTATCACGGACACCCTGTGGCGCTGCTGATCTGGA is a window encoding:
- a CDS encoding glycerol dehydrogenase encodes the protein MASIIASPSRYIQGKGEMENLCTYAENYGTNLFVLTSPSGRKRVEPFIAKGQKDAKITYEAFNGECCMTEINRVMDMCEKAGSEVIVGIGGGKIHDTAKAVAYYMKKPVIIVPTIASTDAPCSALSVIYTDDGVFEKYLFLPASPNMVLVDTDIVSKAPERLLVAGMGDALATYFEARACQQSDASNCVGGKITRAAMALAELCYETLIDEGIDAKLAVRENICTKAVEHIIEANTYLSGIGFESGGLAGAHAIHNGLTAIPETHELYHGEKVAFGTLVQLVLEGADQDEIQEVLGFCQEAELPTTLADLGIKEVKEEQIMEVARLACSPDDTLGNMPFEVTPEDVYAAIIAADALGRYY
- a CDS encoding TIGR01906 family membrane protein gives rise to the protein MKQFLLTVSLSIFLISFSVIFTLNFRPLYYADIKLLHISRESGLSEQQIRENYDRLIDYNSVFYKKDLKFPSLPMSEEGKIHFQDVKRIFSGLQYACIISFIIIPAGLLWKREKKDFRFLKRASVSAAVLPLLLGVLVWAAGWDKSFVTFHELAFSNDYWIFDEAFDPVITILPDAFFLHCALLMAAVLILLCAVCFLTGRHLCRRQES
- the yaaA gene encoding peroxide stress protein YaaA, with the translated sequence MIAIISPAKNMKVRKEKQRRLTHPVFSEKTGQIYEELKKLKPWEIESLMKVNEKIALQAFLDIQNFENGDGSAALMTYDGLVFQNVGAGDFTGWDMKYAQRHVRILSGLYGVLKPLDAIHPYRLEMGCKVKTAGQGLYQFWGDAIYKELYKEQDLILNLASEEYAKTVRKYLDGPDRFVDVEFLTMRNGKLRTIVAWAKMARGQMIRHIVKNRIDRPEDIKEFDWDGYEFEPSLSSESKYVFIRRETKF
- a CDS encoding TspO/MBR family protein, translating into MKQLSKKQLLKLCIIFPILVSLLSRLLTPRMDEVFRQLNKPPFVPAPWIFSVVWLILDILLGLSLYTLLTSDVTEQEKKQGIKLFLAVSFFLFFWPIIFFEYGLVFFSFVWILALNLLNVLMFYVFRKYSKKSALLLIPYIIWCLFAALLNLGFLIVN